A stretch of Geobacter sp. DNA encodes these proteins:
- a CDS encoding helix-turn-helix domain-containing protein: MARKLGSTTGDKKDDTAKAWVRHDDKSHYVIQSVVNAFDLLELAAHAPHGLPIDTIRRKLGLSKDMTVRLAATLERRGYLEKDRLTEHFNLSLRTMELSQTFIRQAALFHQARPLIAELWQACEETVYIAMLRDNQCAYLDQLETRLPVRVVSRFASLLPAYCSAGGKAQLAYLPPDKLREYLDGLEFVSYTPATIVDRRRLEEHLARIAAQGIAINHEELETGVCGVAAPIRNHTGKVIAAVVVSLPAFRMGEERLNGSLIPLVRETAARISAKLGHSSDKEEEG, translated from the coding sequence ATGGCACGAAAACTGGGGAGTACCACAGGGGATAAGAAGGACGATACAGCCAAGGCATGGGTACGCCACGACGATAAATCGCACTATGTCATCCAGTCGGTGGTCAATGCCTTTGACCTGCTCGAACTGGCGGCCCATGCCCCGCACGGTCTGCCGATCGATACCATCCGGAGGAAACTCGGCCTGAGCAAGGACATGACCGTCCGCCTGGCAGCGACGCTGGAGCGCCGGGGCTACCTGGAAAAGGACAGGCTGACCGAGCACTTCAATCTCTCCCTGCGCACCATGGAACTGAGCCAGACGTTCATCCGCCAGGCTGCCCTGTTCCATCAGGCCCGCCCCCTCATCGCGGAACTGTGGCAGGCCTGCGAAGAGACGGTCTATATCGCCATGCTGCGCGACAACCAATGCGCCTACCTGGATCAGCTGGAAACCAGGCTCCCGGTGCGGGTCGTCTCCCGCTTCGCCTCGCTGCTCCCGGCCTACTGCTCGGCCGGCGGCAAGGCACAGCTTGCCTATCTTCCCCCGGACAAGCTCCGCGAATACCTGGACGGGCTGGAATTCGTCAGCTACACGCCGGCGACAATCGTCGATCGGAGACGACTCGAAGAGCACCTGGCCCGGATTGCCGCCCAAGGGATCGCCATCAACCATGAAGAGCTGGAAACGGGGGTGTGCGGAGTTGCGGCACCGATACGGAACCACACGGGGAAGGTGATCGCGGCGGTAGTGGTCTCGCTGCCCGCCTTCAGGATGGGAGAGGAACGCCTGAACGGCTCGTTGATCCCTCTGGTCAGGGAGACGGCAGCCCGGATCTCCGCGAAACTCGGCCATTCAAGCGACAAGGAAGAGGAAGGATAG
- the cysT gene encoding sulfate ABC transporter permease subunit CysT has protein sequence MACLTGSIQPGNRTVPRRNIMTKRATHRNSILPGFRPALGYTIFYLCLIVLIPLSSLLCKTATLSWPDFVGTITSPRAMASYRVTFGSALLAATVNAVCGTLVAWVLTRYRFPGRRLADALIDLPFALPTAVAGITLATIFAANGWIGRLLAPMGIEVAFTPLGILVAMIFIGLPFVVRTVQPVLEGLEQEIEEAAACLGANRWQIFSRVIFPGMLPAIITGFALAFARAVGEYGSVIFIAGNMPMVSEVTPLLIVTKLEQYDYAGATALATVMLTASFALLLIINHIQRWSRRYAT, from the coding sequence ATGGCCTGTTTGACCGGATCTATTCAGCCGGGAAATAGAACGGTCCCGAGGAGAAACATCATGACAAAACGTGCCACCCATCGTAACAGCATCCTACCGGGGTTCAGACCTGCGCTCGGCTATACAATCTTCTACCTCTGCCTGATCGTTCTGATCCCTCTCTCATCTCTTCTGTGCAAAACCGCCACCCTATCCTGGCCGGACTTTGTCGGTACGATTACTTCGCCGCGCGCGATGGCATCCTATCGGGTCACCTTCGGCTCCGCCCTTCTGGCAGCAACGGTAAATGCCGTCTGCGGCACTCTGGTGGCCTGGGTTCTCACCCGCTACCGGTTTCCGGGCAGACGACTGGCAGACGCTCTTATCGACCTGCCATTCGCACTCCCCACAGCAGTGGCTGGCATAACCCTGGCGACCATCTTCGCGGCAAACGGCTGGATCGGCAGGCTGCTGGCACCCATGGGGATAGAAGTGGCCTTCACCCCGCTGGGCATTCTGGTCGCAATGATCTTCATCGGCCTCCCCTTTGTGGTTCGTACGGTACAGCCAGTTCTGGAAGGGCTGGAGCAGGAGATTGAAGAAGCAGCGGCATGCCTGGGGGCAAATCGCTGGCAGATCTTCTCGCGCGTGATTTTCCCCGGAATGCTGCCGGCAATCATCACCGGATTTGCCCTTGCATTTGCCAGGGCAGTCGGAGAATACGGTTCGGTGATTTTCATCGCCGGCAACATGCCCATGGTTTCGGAGGTGACCCCGCTTCTGATCGTCACCAAACTTGAACAGTACGACTATGCCGGTGCGACAGCCTTAGCCACGGTCATGCTGA
- the mnmA gene encoding tRNA 2-thiouridine(34) synthase MnmA: protein MSGNGSNRRVVVAMSGGVDSSVAAALLVSQGFDVIGITMQLWDKGDNGAALPGSYRPCCTLEDVMDAARVADRLGIAFHVLNLEKEFRTLVVEPFIDAYLNGRTPNPCISCNEQMKFRILLEKARLLGADYLAAGHYVRQQRDRLAGFHIMRAADRSKDQSYVLFSLTQSQLQHTLFPLGEMTKEQVRRIAHEKNLPVSAKKESQDICFVANRDHAAFIRRERGLGKAGPIVDGSGKILGHHDGYYRFTVGQRKGLGIPQAQPLYVTAIDPVSATVTVGTEDKLFISALSATSVNWIVSPPEKSFAATCMTRYRFSPVDCRIRIVAPDRAIVSLPAPVKAVAPGQAVVFYHDATMLGGGWIERTSSNTDEEKKHAEL, encoded by the coding sequence ATGTCGGGAAACGGTTCAAACAGGCGGGTAGTGGTGGCCATGAGCGGCGGGGTCGATTCGTCGGTGGCAGCGGCGCTCCTCGTATCCCAGGGATTCGATGTCATCGGCATCACCATGCAGTTGTGGGACAAAGGGGACAACGGAGCTGCCCTGCCGGGCTCGTACCGGCCCTGCTGCACCCTTGAGGACGTCATGGATGCGGCGCGGGTAGCAGACCGGCTGGGAATCGCATTTCACGTCCTCAACCTGGAAAAGGAATTCCGTACCTTGGTGGTGGAGCCGTTCATCGATGCATACCTGAATGGCCGCACACCGAATCCGTGCATCAGCTGCAACGAACAGATGAAATTCAGGATTCTGCTGGAGAAAGCCCGGCTATTGGGTGCCGATTATCTGGCCGCAGGCCACTATGTGCGGCAGCAGCGCGACCGACTGGCGGGCTTTCACATCATGAGAGCCGCAGATCGCTCCAAAGATCAGTCCTACGTGCTGTTCTCGCTGACACAGAGTCAATTGCAGCATACTCTCTTCCCTCTCGGGGAGATGACCAAGGAACAGGTGCGGAGGATAGCCCATGAGAAGAATCTCCCGGTCTCCGCCAAAAAGGAGAGCCAGGATATCTGTTTCGTGGCGAACCGTGACCATGCCGCATTCATCAGGCGTGAACGGGGTTTAGGAAAGGCAGGCCCCATCGTTGATGGCAGCGGCAAGATCCTGGGACATCACGACGGGTATTACCGCTTTACCGTAGGCCAGCGCAAAGGGCTTGGCATCCCGCAGGCACAACCGCTCTACGTGACGGCCATCGACCCGGTATCCGCTACAGTCACGGTTGGAACGGAAGACAAGCTCTTCATCTCTGCACTGTCGGCTACCTCGGTCAACTGGATCGTTTCCCCGCCAGAGAAGAGTTTTGCGGCTACCTGCATGACCCGGTACCGATTCTCACCAGTCGACTGCCGGATACGCATCGTTGCCCCTGACCGTGCCATCGTCAGCCTTCCAGCCCCGGTCAAGGCCGTCGCCCCCGGACAGGCAGTTGTCTTTTACCACGATGCCACCATGCTGGGAGGAGGTTGGATAGAACGGACCAGTAGTAATACAGACGAGGAGAAGAAACATGCAGAGCTCTGA
- a CDS encoding phosphoadenylyl-sulfate reductase has protein sequence MPEKLRSDIPQLPRNASSEDILLAGIAAAAGPVSLACSFSVEDIVIIDMLHVLDLPIALFALDTGRLPEETYEVAAAITERYRLDIAWHFPDREAVEALLSREGPLSFRESLEKRHQCCQIRKIEPLGRALTGLAGWITGLRRDQGVTRESISPIEIDTAHGGILKINPLLEWNSDRVWTYADAHRLPVNRLHRQGYPSIGCAPCTRPVAPGEHPRSGRWWWENPEHRECGLHRR, from the coding sequence ATGCCAGAAAAACTACGCAGCGACATCCCGCAGCTCCCGCGTAATGCATCGTCAGAGGATATCCTTCTGGCCGGGATTGCAGCGGCCGCCGGACCGGTCAGCCTTGCCTGTTCGTTTTCGGTTGAAGATATCGTGATCATCGACATGCTCCACGTCCTCGATCTGCCGATTGCCCTATTTGCTCTGGACACGGGAAGACTTCCCGAAGAGACCTATGAGGTTGCCGCTGCAATCACCGAGCGCTACCGGCTGGACATTGCGTGGCATTTTCCGGACCGTGAGGCCGTTGAAGCGCTTCTGAGCCGGGAGGGACCGCTATCCTTTCGGGAGTCCTTGGAAAAACGCCACCAGTGCTGCCAAATCCGCAAGATAGAGCCCCTGGGAAGAGCTCTTACCGGTCTTGCGGGCTGGATCACCGGATTGCGCCGCGACCAGGGGGTGACCAGGGAGAGCATCTCACCCATTGAGATTGACACGGCTCATGGCGGCATTCTGAAGATCAATCCGCTTCTTGAGTGGAACAGCGACCGGGTGTGGACGTATGCAGATGCCCATCGTCTGCCCGTAAACCGGTTGCACCGACAAGGTTACCCGTCCATCGGCTGCGCCCCCTGTACCCGTCCTGTGGCACCAGGCGAGCACCCGCGCTCCGGTCGCTGGTGGTGGGAAAATCCCGAGCACAGAGAATGCGGCTTGCATCGACGATAA
- a CDS encoding 4Fe-4S dicluster domain-containing protein has product MSRNTKKIDLANLKSGGFIKEKGKDLFTVRLRVPGGRLAVNRLKQIAAVADKYGGEFVHLSVRQSIELINIDCRHFDAIVEELEEAGQQVATCGARLRVPTACGGCEYNPNGLIDTQKSAMEVDQHLFGTPTGHHKFKVGFAGCPFDCPKSAINDVGFQGAVEPELQPDACIGCGLCAKTCSDKAITMSGDKRPVRDCSACTHCGDCIKVCPTDAWKARRRGYMVRIGGKWGRHPLVGTLYASFLPAEEVVAFISEVLSWYCENAEGLGRIRLGDVLLRKGPDSLLARLRIKFPDHVVTETIPPQIVDTQVGSGRKNL; this is encoded by the coding sequence ATGTCCAGGAACACCAAGAAGATCGATTTGGCCAATCTGAAATCAGGCGGATTCATCAAGGAAAAAGGCAAAGACCTCTTCACCGTGCGACTGCGGGTGCCAGGGGGAAGACTCGCGGTCAACCGGCTGAAACAGATCGCCGCTGTTGCGGATAAATACGGTGGTGAATTCGTTCATCTCTCGGTTCGGCAATCGATCGAGCTCATCAACATAGATTGCAGGCATTTCGACGCAATTGTCGAGGAATTGGAAGAGGCAGGCCAACAGGTCGCCACTTGTGGAGCACGACTGCGGGTCCCAACGGCCTGTGGCGGATGCGAGTACAACCCCAACGGTCTGATCGACACGCAGAAATCCGCCATGGAGGTTGATCAGCACCTGTTCGGCACCCCCACCGGCCACCACAAGTTCAAGGTTGGGTTTGCGGGCTGCCCTTTCGACTGCCCAAAGTCCGCCATTAATGATGTGGGATTCCAGGGAGCAGTCGAGCCGGAACTGCAGCCCGATGCATGCATCGGGTGCGGCCTCTGCGCCAAAACATGCTCGGACAAGGCCATCACCATGTCAGGAGACAAAAGACCTGTCAGAGACTGCTCTGCCTGCACCCATTGCGGCGACTGCATCAAGGTCTGCCCGACCGATGCGTGGAAAGCTCGCCGTAGGGGCTACATGGTGCGCATCGGCGGCAAATGGGGTCGCCACCCACTGGTGGGCACCCTGTACGCATCCTTCCTGCCGGCAGAGGAAGTGGTAGCTTTCATCAGCGAAGTCCTATCCTGGTATTGCGAGAACGCTGAAGGTCTCGGCAGGATACGGCTCGGTGACGTTCTTCTCAGGAAAGGGCCGGATTCGTTGCTTGCCAGACTGCGGATAAAATTCCCCGACCATGTGGTAACCGAGACCATTCCGCCACAGATTGTCGATACCCAGGTAGGGTCAGGAAGGAAGAACCTATGA
- a CDS encoding GTP-binding protein — protein sequence MQSSETLKIVIVGHVDHGKSTLIGRLFYDSGCIPESRYREIEATCRAQGREFEFAYLMDALEEEREQNITIDTASTYFATASRSYEIIDAPGHKQFLKNMITGAASADAAILLVDGGEGVREQTRRHAYVLSLLGIKQVVVAVNKLDRIGYDQRTFRSVESDICSFLHNVGLVPTGVIPISARDGENIAQRQGHTRWYEGPTILEALDAFVRIRDDGNLPLRLPVQDVYKWDDRRLYVGRVESGRIRTGDSIVFLPSGAVSRVRSVEQWLAPELGQGLAGDCVGFTTEDELFIERGELLCHSQTPAGVGNELRASVFWLAPEHLKTGATVNLKLATAEVTATVAAIEERLDSSTLELRERHATELLPTEVGTVLFALKSPLAADLYSDNAALGRFVIETNLQIGGGGIVRAIDAERMAGVRTINIDERLFQDDEGSWVDLTQEPDKPIFSIGSYLLDFLTTGNKVLFKLRSPHQVEPLALIAYEHNLYLEFSRHRSGAALFLSRMSPAKIADPEFTVSP from the coding sequence ATGCAGAGCTCTGAAACACTGAAAATCGTCATCGTCGGCCATGTGGATCACGGCAAGTCAACCCTCATCGGCAGGCTCTTCTACGACAGCGGTTGCATCCCTGAAAGTCGTTACCGGGAGATCGAGGCGACCTGCCGGGCACAGGGGCGGGAATTCGAATTCGCCTATCTGATGGATGCACTGGAAGAAGAGCGCGAGCAGAATATCACTATCGACACGGCATCCACCTATTTTGCCACTGCCAGCCGTTCCTACGAGATCATTGATGCACCGGGACACAAGCAATTCCTGAAAAACATGATCACCGGAGCGGCCAGCGCCGATGCCGCCATCCTTCTGGTGGACGGCGGTGAAGGGGTACGTGAGCAGACCCGACGTCACGCCTATGTCCTCTCTCTTCTCGGTATCAAGCAAGTGGTCGTGGCAGTGAATAAACTCGACCGGATCGGGTATGACCAGCGGACCTTCCGCTCAGTGGAAAGCGATATCTGCTCCTTTCTCCACAATGTTGGACTGGTACCGACCGGTGTCATCCCCATCTCTGCCCGTGATGGTGAAAATATCGCCCAGCGGCAGGGTCACACCCGCTGGTATGAGGGTCCTACCATCCTGGAGGCGTTGGATGCATTCGTCAGGATTCGTGACGACGGAAACCTCCCCCTTAGGCTGCCGGTCCAGGATGTCTACAAGTGGGACGATCGACGTCTCTATGTAGGCCGCGTCGAGAGTGGCAGGATCAGGACCGGCGACAGCATCGTATTCCTCCCTTCTGGTGCAGTTTCACGGGTCAGGAGCGTGGAGCAATGGCTGGCACCTGAACTCGGCCAGGGCTTGGCAGGCGATTGCGTCGGCTTCACTACCGAGGATGAACTGTTCATAGAACGTGGCGAGTTGCTCTGCCACAGCCAGACCCCTGCAGGAGTCGGGAATGAGCTCAGGGCGAGCGTCTTTTGGCTTGCGCCAGAACATCTCAAGACCGGTGCCACGGTTAATTTGAAGCTGGCAACTGCCGAGGTGACTGCGACAGTGGCAGCCATCGAGGAACGGCTCGATTCGTCGACTCTGGAACTTCGTGAGCGTCATGCAACGGAACTTCTCCCCACCGAAGTAGGGACGGTGCTGTTCGCCCTCAAGTCGCCACTGGCTGCCGATCTCTACAGCGACAATGCGGCACTCGGCCGCTTTGTCATAGAGACTAACCTGCAGATAGGTGGCGGTGGCATTGTCCGTGCCATCGATGCCGAAAGGATGGCCGGTGTTCGTACCATAAACATAGACGAGCGACTCTTTCAAGACGATGAAGGGAGCTGGGTCGACCTGACCCAGGAGCCGGATAAGCCCATTTTCTCCATCGGCAGCTATCTCCTCGACTTCCTGACCACTGGAAACAAGGTTCTCTTCAAGCTGCGCAGCCCTCATCAGGTCGAACCTCTGGCACTGATCGCCTACGAGCACAACCTGTATCTGGAATTCAGCCGCCACCGAAGTGGTGCGGCACTGTTTCTCTCACGTATGTCACCGGCAAAGATAGCCGACCCCGAGTTCACCGTATCGCCATGA
- a CDS encoding sulfate ABC transporter substrate-binding protein: MNLYRHIAVTLFAALLPVHGLASAETTLLNVSYDPTGKLYQDFNRAFSAYWLKRTGTKVTIRQSHGGSGKQARAVIDGLEASVVTLALANDIDEIHSRAKLIPKNWQQRLPRNSSPYTSTIVFLVRKGNPKRIRNWNDLVRPGISVITPNPKTSGGARWNYLAAWAYGLTLKNGDPRTAQDFVTRLYRNVPILDAGARGATTTFVQRGIGDVLLAWENEAFLAAREHGKDRFEIVVPSISILAEPPVALVDAVVDRQGTRAVAEAYLQYLYSPEGQDIVARHYYRPTDPSVARKYSGAFAQVKLVTVNGIFGSWQNAQKTHFADNGLFDRIYSAGK, translated from the coding sequence ATGAATCTCTACAGACATATTGCCGTCACACTGTTCGCCGCCCTGCTGCCCGTTCACGGACTTGCCAGCGCCGAAACAACCCTGCTGAACGTTTCGTACGACCCCACCGGGAAGCTTTACCAGGACTTCAACAGGGCCTTCAGTGCCTACTGGCTGAAAAGGACCGGTACAAAAGTGACTATCCGCCAGTCACACGGTGGCTCGGGCAAGCAGGCCAGGGCGGTAATCGACGGCCTGGAGGCGAGCGTCGTGACCCTGGCCCTGGCCAATGATATCGACGAGATCCATTCCAGGGCTAAACTGATCCCCAAAAACTGGCAGCAGCGGCTTCCCCGCAACAGTTCACCCTACACCTCGACCATCGTGTTCCTGGTCCGCAAGGGGAACCCGAAACGGATCAGGAACTGGAACGATCTGGTACGCCCAGGGATCTCCGTCATCACCCCGAATCCCAAGACCTCCGGAGGTGCGCGCTGGAACTACCTGGCTGCCTGGGCCTACGGCTTAACCCTGAAAAACGGCGATCCGAGGACGGCACAGGATTTTGTCACCAGGCTATACCGCAACGTTCCGATCCTCGACGCCGGGGCACGCGGGGCAACAACTACATTTGTCCAGCGCGGTATCGGGGATGTGCTGCTGGCGTGGGAGAACGAGGCGTTTCTGGCTGCACGGGAACATGGGAAGGATCGCTTTGAAATCGTCGTCCCCTCGATCAGCATTCTGGCTGAACCGCCGGTGGCGCTGGTCGATGCAGTGGTAGACAGACAGGGAACGCGTGCAGTTGCTGAGGCATATCTCCAGTACCTCTATTCACCCGAAGGGCAGGATATCGTGGCAAGGCACTACTATCGACCAACCGATCCATCTGTGGCAAGGAAATACTCCGGGGCCTTCGCGCAGGTGAAACTGGTGACAGTCAACGGAATTTTCGGCAGCTGGCAAAACGCCCAGAAGACCCATTTTGCCGACAATGGCCTGTTTGACCGGATCTATTCAGCCGGGAAATAG
- the nuoB gene encoding NADH-quinone oxidoreductase subunit NuoB, producing MIHALIARIKQGHRTMPYPKAPLKMSDRLRGYPDLKPGALTAGSDACPFGALSDTDGGCLDLGKCLFCAECLAGPVSFTTDYRLAVTKRDDLLVRPGAERHFAAPLPPDLRKLFGRSLKFREVSAGGCNACEADTNVLSTIGWDLGRFGIQFVASPRHADGLWVTGPVTENMRLALLQTYEAIPAPKIVVACGACAINGGPFQDAEAVHNGIDGLLPVDLYIPGCPPHPATILDGLLRILDKVR from the coding sequence ATGATTCACGCACTCATCGCCCGGATCAAGCAGGGGCACAGGACGATGCCGTACCCGAAGGCGCCGCTCAAGATGTCGGACCGGCTTCGCGGTTATCCCGACCTGAAACCGGGAGCCCTGACCGCCGGGAGCGACGCATGCCCGTTCGGTGCGCTCTCCGACACGGACGGCGGCTGCCTGGACCTGGGGAAATGCCTGTTCTGCGCCGAGTGCCTTGCCGGCCCCGTCTCGTTCACCACTGACTACCGGCTCGCCGTGACAAAACGGGACGACCTCCTGGTACGGCCCGGAGCGGAGCGCCACTTCGCCGCCCCCCTCCCCCCTGACCTGCGCAAGCTGTTCGGCCGCTCCCTCAAGTTCCGCGAAGTCAGCGCGGGCGGCTGCAACGCCTGCGAAGCCGACACCAACGTACTCTCGACCATCGGCTGGGACCTGGGCCGTTTCGGCATCCAGTTCGTCGCCTCCCCCCGCCATGCCGACGGGCTCTGGGTGACCGGCCCGGTGACCGAAAACATGCGGCTGGCCCTGCTGCAGACCTATGAAGCCATTCCTGCGCCGAAGATCGTTGTCGCCTGCGGCGCCTGCGCCATCAACGGCGGACCGTTCCAGGACGCCGAGGCCGTCCACAACGGCATCGACGGCCTGTTGCCCGTCGACCTCTACATCCCCGGCTGCCCCCCGCACCCCGCAACGATCCTGGACGGGCTGCTGCGGATACTCGATAAAGTTCGCTAG
- the cysD gene encoding sulfate adenylyltransferase subunit CysD, with protein sequence MYNHLKELENRSIYIFREAYRKFDNLAMLYSIGKDSTVMIHLARKAFFGQLPFPLIHIDTTYKYPEMIEFRDRMVREWGARLIVGRNEEAIASGMGPAQGRLVCCKKLKTDGLTRVIEEHDFHGLFLGIRRDEEGSRAKERVFSPRDKNSEWTYKDQPPELWDQFNTSFAPGTHIRVHPILHWTELNIWEYIQQEAIEICPLYFARDGKRFRSLGCMPCTTPIDSKAVSVAEIIDELRATKTPERAGRAQDQENAYAMQKLRAQGYM encoded by the coding sequence ATGTACAACCATCTGAAGGAACTGGAAAACCGTTCCATCTACATCTTCCGCGAGGCATATCGTAAATTCGATAACCTGGCCATGCTCTACTCGATCGGCAAGGATTCCACGGTCATGATCCATCTGGCACGTAAGGCCTTTTTCGGGCAGCTCCCTTTCCCTCTGATCCACATCGACACGACCTACAAGTACCCGGAAATGATCGAATTCCGGGATCGGATGGTACGGGAATGGGGAGCTCGACTGATTGTCGGCAGAAACGAGGAGGCCATTGCCAGCGGCATGGGACCGGCCCAGGGTAGGCTGGTCTGCTGCAAAAAGCTCAAGACAGACGGGCTCACCCGGGTAATCGAAGAGCACGACTTTCACGGCCTCTTCCTCGGTATCCGCCGCGACGAGGAAGGGAGCCGCGCCAAAGAGCGCGTTTTTTCGCCACGGGACAAGAACTCGGAGTGGACCTACAAGGACCAACCTCCCGAACTCTGGGACCAGTTCAACACCAGTTTTGCTCCCGGCACCCATATCCGTGTCCACCCGATCCTGCACTGGACCGAACTGAATATCTGGGAATATATCCAGCAGGAAGCAATAGAGATCTGCCCCCTCTATTTCGCCAGGGACGGCAAGCGGTTCCGCTCTCTGGGGTGCATGCCGTGCACCACTCCGATCGATTCAAAGGCGGTCTCGGTCGCCGAAATCATCGACGAACTCAGGGCTACCAAAACACCTGAGCGTGCAGGCAGGGCCCAGGACCAGGAAAATGCCTATGCAATGCAGAAGCTGCGCGCCCAGGGCTACATGTGA
- a CDS encoding sulfurtransferase TusA family protein has translation MNTIDLRGVCCPTNFVKAKLALEQIAPGEEIILLLEDGEALKNIPRSLKAEGHRLLGLRESEGHYELSILKGTDEEG, from the coding sequence ATGAATACAATCGACCTAAGAGGAGTCTGCTGCCCGACCAACTTCGTCAAAGCCAAACTGGCCCTGGAACAGATTGCGCCAGGTGAAGAGATCATACTCCTGCTCGAAGACGGCGAGGCGCTCAAAAACATCCCCCGCAGCCTCAAGGCAGAAGGCCACCGTCTGCTCGGACTGCGCGAATCTGAAGGACACTACGAGCTCTCGATCCTGAAAGGGACTGACGAGGAGGGCTGA